A segment of the Salminus brasiliensis chromosome 1, fSalBra1.hap2, whole genome shotgun sequence genome:
ATAACTAATTCCTGTTACTATGcaatgggcagtggtggctcagcatttagagcactgggctattgatggtAGGTTTGCAGGTTCGATACCATggttcagcaagctgccactgttgagctcTTGAGCAAGGCTTTTAACACTCTCAGTGCCCTGGATGGTGCAGCAAAGGCTCCtcgctagtgtgtgtgtgtgttttcactgcatgCATGGGTTAAAGTCAGAGGCCAGATTCCATTTCTGTCCAACAAAAATGGAGAACATGGGTGTTTTTGCCTATATTTTAACAGTTGCTGCTTTAATGTATGAGAGTCTGACCTCTCTGAAGCAACAACAGCAGCCCCTTATACATCACTGCTGATCACCATACAGCAGAAACACTGAGTCGTGGTTCTAGATAGAGTAGTTTACTAACCACTTCACCTCAGGTTCAGTTCTCACATCGGTTAACCCCCAGTGCATCATGTGGGTTTTTTTAGCACCTCTGTGTTCCAGTCAGATCTGCtggaatataaaatatatttgatcTGGTTTATCCTGTTATTGTAATgtacactgacagacagacaaaggttTGTTTAACATGCCAAGATCAATGGCGCCAAGGGTCCTTTTGCCCGATGGGCATTGCACTACAGTCCGAACCTAGACCTCAAGGGTGGTGGGTCCATGTTGTCGTCCTATGATATTTTAACAACCAGGCTGTGGGAGAACATTGCCGGGAGCCGTTTTAAACATTTCGTAATCTGTTAGAAGGACAAAATGACATATGACCAAACATTTCTGACCAAAATTTAAAGTGATTTACAGTATAAAATTTGAATCACTAAAAATCCTTACACTTGGGTATTTTCAGGGTCGGTACTACAAAGTTTTGGCTTCTCtatgtgaacatagagctgatgtgccttggcaaaaagttccatttctgtctcatctgtccataggacattctcccagaagctttggggcttgtcaacatgtagcttggcaaattccagtctggctttttattatttgtattcaacaatggtgtcctccttggtcgtctcccatgaagtccactttggctcaaacaacgacggatggtgcgatctgacactgatgttccttgagcttcaAGTTCACCTttaacaattttgtccacgtgtgtatagtGCAATAACACACATGCTGCTCTCGTACATACTTCATATATCCCCACCGGCCCTGCTTacgtttatttattgtttgttgttAATAGCTCTTCTGTTGTTATGCTTATGGTAATATGTGAACTTCAATGTAGTGACATTGTCAGAGTGTAGCTAGTGCGGCAGATCAGACTATAACAGTCTAACTAAAAAAGGAGAGCAAGAAGGTAACACAGAtacaggagcaccctgaaatACTGTCATCCCTCCACTCCACCGTcatcaaacctgagtgatcttgTGGAAGCAGCAAgacaattcaatttaattacattttatttatataggcttTTTAtaacaaagcagcttcacagagattcgggtccgagcctcttttgagcaagctagtcgAGAGGAAGAACCTTAAGAGGAAcccagactcaaaaggggaacccatcctcctaaggtaaataaaggtaaatgtggcatcaagccACACAAGATGTGAGTGAGATTATCAAGCCCATGCAGGTAAAAGTCAGAAGCATagtcctgcagtgaggtgaggatcaagtcaagtcaagtcatgtcaagtcagatttatttgtatagctctttacagctgttgtcatcacaaagcagctttacataattagtaattaataaaagacagagacaaagaagaaagaagaaataacgtaagacatgttggatcaaagacccccagtgagccccaacgggacagtggcaaggaaaaactctgtcagagctggaggaagaaaccttaggaggaaccaagactcataagggggacccatcctcctctggtcagaactatttaaacattaacattaatttaAACATAAATTACCAAACTAGaaacaacagatagttaatagtggtgatattaatagtggcagatagttacaagtccatttttattttaggttttaacatggtcattaaacaggtagcagtggtaggcgggtgagccgctggtctgctataggtggtggtgggtggggggcctgctggttggaccgataggtggcagctggtttgatgcaggtagaggggacctcagcgggcaatcttcctgcaggttgggctgggtggccatttactcggagattgtaaaaagagagagttagttctgagaggaattttatggagggcagagaatgttgagcagtatcagagtgtgtctgatgactccggcaggtctgactataacagcctaattaaaaggagagagccagaaggtaacgcagacacgggagcaccctgaaaacgcctgcatctatctgctccaccgtccacaaacctgagtgatcgcatgtaagcagcgagacgacagctccagcatctcagtatactacaattccctgggtccgcgaacccctggacccgcagcctttatctaagaaacattaattaccaaaagctaaactaaacatatgagttttcagcttagatttaaagattgagactgtgtctgagtcccgaacattatctggaaggttattccagagttggggggctttataagaaaaggctcttccacctgctgaggttttctgaaatttgggaacgagtaagagtccagcaccctgagatctaagtagtcttgatggttcgtaatatgtaataagatcccgcaggtactcaggagcgaggccatgtagggctttatatgttaatagaagaatctTGTATTcgatacagaatttaactgggagccaatgaagtgctgatagaactggactgatatggtcaaattttctagttttagtaaggaccctggctgcagcattttgaaccagctgaagtttattgaggttcctgctggaacaacctgacagtagtgcattacagtaatctagccttgaggtaataaaagcgtgtactagcttttctgcgtcttgtagagataaggagtttcttagtttggcaatgttcctaagctgcataaaggctgttctactaatattagctatatgctgctcaaatgatgaatctgagtcgaatatgacaccaagatttttagctgctagatcaggaatgatggaagcatcagccaagtctaacattaagtcagatagtttatttctagtatcttttggacctaaaaggagaacctcggttttgtcactgttgaggagaaggaagttatgtgacatccagagttttatatcttttacacagtcctccattttctgtaatctgaatttatcgtcaggtttggctgatatatagagctgtgtgtcatctgcatagaaatggaaattaacgccatgtctgcttataactgagcccagtggtaatttgtaaaatgtaaataatagcggtcctaaattgagccttgcggaactccatatcttacttctgtgtaatttgaagataggactgttcctgtgattccaaccattttctctaatctttctagtaacatagtatgatctattgcatcaaaggctgcactaaggtctagtaggactaataaagatacatagccttgatcagaggcatgaaggagatcatttgtaattttcactagggctgtctctgtgctgtaaatgggtctgaatccagattggaatttctcatacatgtcattcttactcaggtataagcagagttgttgggccacagctttttctaatatcttagatacgaaagttaagttggagatgggtctgtaattagataatacgctaggatcaagatttggtttcttgagtaaaggttttatgactgctattttaagggtttagggtacatgcccaaggctaagggatgaatttacaattgttaaaagaggtctgattatgattgggagaatttcttttagtatgttagagggaattgggtcaagtgcccaagttgtacaatttgctgaggaaataattttttctagttctggctgtggaagtgggtagaaggcttccagcctttgttctacaactaagttatgttctaaaacagctccaccaggtgacggccatgtttgatttaataagcagggttggatttgttgtctaatattttctattttattattaaaataattcataaaaaacatgactggttaaagatgttggaatctggggttgagaatctgcctggcttttagtaagtttagagatctcactaaaaagaactctgggattgtttttgattttctcgatcagcgaggccaaatacgctgagtgagctttaatgagtgtctttctatattgactaaggctgtccttccagtcagagtggaacacctctagtttggtcgtccgccatttacgctctagtttccgcaccgtttgttttaaggtacgagtttgatcactgtaccacggtgcgagccttttttgccttgtcattttacttttaaacggtgctactttgtctaaggttgatcgaagggtattttctagatcatttgttaatttatcgagctccgtttggtctgatggAGTGTGAGCTAAGGTCAATAGGGGTGGGagtttttcagtaaactgtacagctgtcattggggTTACTGtacgctttagacagtgttggggggacaaatgaacattttgcctaagatgtagctcaaagaagattagataatggtctcatattactgagctctgaggtacaatatttagatgatcaatgctaacactcAGGGTCAGGACTAGATCTAGGacatggttacagtaatgtgtgggtccagttacgttttgtgtgaTTCTGACAGAATCTAAAactgatacaaacgcctttgttaatggatcgtctgcttttacaaaatgaatattaaagtctcctactattataactttgtcgctgcacactgccgagtctgcagcaaaatcactaaattcttttaaaaatttagaatagggccctggaggcctatagatattaattagtgtgaatgcatttttatttgtggctgaatttgatatattaatgtagagaatctcaaaagaagtgaaggtgttacagtgtttttgaataatatctagtgtattctgatagattatgcatactccacctcctctgcctgataatctagggctatgtacatatttataacctgcaggggtggcttcatttagtgctacatattgatcaggtctaatccaggtttcagtgaaGCAGAGAacgtctagtttctgatcacatataatttaatttataataacTGCTTTCGAGtttagtgatctaatgttaagtagacttagctttaggtctgagttgctgctgttatcgtttgaTTGCGAATTTGAATTTTCCACTGatcaaattattaaaacgagctgatctagatgttctatgtttgcgtttaattcggggcacagacacagtctcaatacagtgaaacctgggtgacgcctcaaagcagctctcagacggtcggtttaacctgtctgtctgcggcctggtctcggctctggtttgtcagcagccttttacactcctctgccgactaactagcagactatgggctatgctgcacgaaagtaccCTTACCCTATTATATATTATCCTTCGTAACTTCTGCTTGCCGCAGATGAATATCATTGAcccctacatgaataactatccttgaatatctcctgtttgctaaccgcttaaggttgccgctaatgtccggctctctggctcccggtaaacggctaacggtcactgctggagcccctaaaggactagctatcttcacgtgaacaatagagtctcctattaccagagtactgtgaacaggctcctcagcgggtgttttGCTGAGCAgggcaaacctgtttgacacgTGAATCGACAAAGTagatgactaaacagatataaaaaataagcactagaaagtgatagaaagcagaaaacacaagctaaacacggagacagtgattcctccaaggtccgggtcaggagtcaggatttcccacaagggttAGCGGCAAGGGTCCAGTCCAGCGGGCAGCGGGTCAACACCTAAAATGTGAACGACTAATAAAAGCATTGCCCATCACATCGTAGTGGATTCTGATGAGTAGCCTTTTATTGACCACTTCTTCCAGACGTCCCTTACGCTTGGTCATGGGACTATTTGGAGATACACTCTTTATGTTTCTCTCTACCATTATCAACTCCCAGTTTCTCAAATGTTCACAATAGTTGTCAGCTAACTGTTTGGGTAGCCCAACCAGGAACCAGAAGCttttgtcctcgggttccacgttggccccacatgtgtatgcccaccagagtcagtaatgggaccaggaggagtaaaacatgggccccatctggatTCTACACTGTATATGGAGCCTAGACGTGgaattaaggtgggctgtaacgatgggccCATCTGAATTTGTTCagaactataaataaataaatttaacattagacagggcagtggtggctcagcggttagagcgccaggatatcgataacagggttgtggattcccgggctcggcaagctgccactgttgggcccttgagcaaggccctttaccctctctgctccccgggcactggagtgtgtgtgtgtgtgagtgtgtgttcactaccagatgggttaaatgcggaggacacatttcgctgtacagtccacactgtacagtgacaaatatgtgcacctttacattACTTAAATGTAAATTGAACATTAGACAAACTTCATCAAACACATTTgtgatgattatttttatttatatgaggAGCAAATCACCAACATGCaaacgatcaccaccccacctcctccctAATTCCCTAACTCAtttcaaaagtactgaatggaaccccatcatcattccagagaacacagtcacactgctccacagctcagtgctggggggctttatacccctccagcccactcctggcattagaaagcatggtgctaataggttcatgtttatctgagctgtgtaaatgtactgctgCAGTAATATTTCCCTCAGTGCAGTTTACAGGAAGGGACACATTAGTTGCTATTACATATAAACCCAATGGACCAATCAACCAATTCTATTTCCTGTATGTCTGTTTCCTTTAATGAGAAGAGAGCAGACAGGATCTATAGATATTCATTCCAGTCCTGCACATCACCCGATTTTCTGATTTTACTAATGACCTCTCCTCAGTGAAGGAGACCACCATTCTGCTGCTTAACAAAGAAGTGAAGCAAATTAGAGAAATTAGTATTGTGGTGCATGGGTGGAAATAAGACTTGTGAACAATGCAGCAGCCGATGGATCCAGATTAGTGCAGATACTCCGACCCTCGGCTACCCGGCTCCCGTCAGTGAGGATTAGGCTTTAGATTAAGGCACTAATTTAAATCACCATTAAAAAATCCTTCTTTTGatattttctgttactatgaaGAGAAAAGTTGTCACAACATGATATGTAGAAATTGTTGGCCAAAAATATTTTGGGTCATCAGCTGTGGCCTTCTTCCCATTGAGCTTAAAATCTTATGTTCAATGAATGAGCTGTACTGTTCTCAGTCATTTTCATTCATCTTTGAGTTAAATGAActgataataattaataatccaATTATTAATTGGAAAATGAATAGTAATTGGTCCATGAGAGcctaaaacatattaaaatgaaataaaaataccaACAtatgagtcagctgtgctgtttcaGTAActtacagtgggtttgtggtgcaatACAATATTCTAAAGTAAACCTTGGGTTCTCCTGGTTCTCCTTGCACATTTTGTGTGTCCTCACTCCCCTTCACTCACCGCCAGGGTGTAGTCATTCCCACTAGGCCACATTTCCTTAGGTATTCAGTTATATTTTACTGAATGGTTGATTGCTTGGTTTCAGTGTGAAAAGCTGAGAGAGCAAGTTATCATTTTTCTGTGCTACAGAGTGTGATTATATGCTGGCTGAGTACAACAGTGTTCAGTCTTGTATTACCACAGGATTATACCATAGGGTTGGGCAATATAAGGGTAATATTGTATACTGCTGTATTTACTGTGTCTGATCTGTCAATCTTCTGCCCTGTTCCTCAATAACCCAGAGGTTTATAGACACAGGGCATTGTGGTAATCTGAGATGTTGGTGCTATTATTGCTAattgcacacatttgtagatGGTGGAGTTGATGGATGCCAGTTTTTTTAAGGTGCTCTCGTGTCTGTGTTAtcttctggctctctccatTTAGTTAAGCTGTTATCGTCAGACTTGCCAGAGTCGCAAGCCACATTCTGCTAATGTCACATTCTCTGTTATCTATAAATGAGAGAATTCATTCCATCTCTTTACCgttttctaaataaaatgactgcTGACCTGTCCAGCCTGACACTGATAGAAGATTATCCGTTAGGCTGTTCTGCTGCCCACCTCAGACCAGCAGGTGACCCTCCAGCTACTGCTACCTGCCTCAGACTAGTTGCCCACTTTCCATTTTGAACTACATTGAAGTTAAAATAGACTCAAAATATGAATCTACCAAttgctgctattattattattattactattattatatcataattacttttattattgtattaacaTCACTATTAAGACATTATCAGTACATCAAACATAACAAGAAAAATAACTACTTTTTTATAGTTTGTGTAAAGAGCATAGAGAGAATAGAGAGGCTAATTTTAATGGTTATTATCTTGTAAATAGGATTTACAGCAGCctttgtaaaagtaaaagtaaagctCAAATAAATTGGGTTGCCAGATTTGGGCATGGTGCTGCTTTCCTTGTTTCCACTCTAAAACTGTACAAATTTAAATAATATCCCGTTATATAGGATATTATAAGCTATAATTATTATAGCATATTGTAGaatataatctataatatatttttaacagtgtaaataatataaactaCACATCAGAAGTTTTAACATGTTCTATACAATATTTCAAGTGGGTTTAATTTTGTTTCCATCATTCCCTTTTCAATATATCATTACTGACGTTGCTTTTTCTGTGTTCTTTAATCCTATGATGTTACAATCATTTAAACCTGTGAAGAAAAATGGGTTTTATACTATTGAACAAGTAAGAAAGTAAGAAACCAACAAACAGAATTGTTtgtgaattattatttattgtaatattttacatttttatagatCCTCTATAAGATACTAgaacagctgtgtttttttaaaggaatatttattattattgtatcatCTTATAATAAAATCTTTATGATAAATGATCAGCtctttagttttacacactCTGGGTCAGGTCTGAGATCTTACACCTGGACTAATCTGAGATTCATCTTCAGAGCTCAGACTCAGGTAGAGAGATGGTAAATATCTAGTTTTTACTctaggaggaaaaaaagaaactggcTTTCCTCGACACAATTGAGCAGCAGCTCTACTCTGAGCCTCTCCGAGATAACAGAAGACTGAGCGGGAGACCACCATGGCCTCAGATCTGGAGGTGCTGATTCTTATACTGACCACTTCAAACTGCTCAAGTGCTGCTGAAGGCCTTCACACGCAGAAGCCAGCAGGACAATGTCATCTgcaaacagcagaaacaagccCCCGGCCCCCCGCCTGAAGCCATCCTTGCCCTTGCCTTTGCATTGCTATCCTGTCCATGAATATCACAAACAGGAAGTGAGAGAAGGCACAGCTCTGATGGAGTCCAACAccaacactgaacaagcttCAGTGCTGAGAATACGGACACAGCTCTCACGCCGAGAGTAAAGGGACTGCACGACTCGCATCAGCACCTGTCGCACCCCCGATACCCCAGGAGCACTTCCTACAAGATGTCTTGGGGAACACAGTCGTaagccttctccttctccacaAAACACATGTAGACTGGAGTGATGTACTCCCATGTCCCCTCAACAAtctcagagagagtgaggagctGGTCCAACGTTCTACAGCCAGGACAGAATCCGCATTACTCCACCTGAATCTGAGGGTTAACTATCAGGTGCATTCTCCTTTGCACTATACTGGACTAAACTTTCCAGGGAGGCTGAGATATGTGATGCATCAATAATTTGCATGCACTCTCCAGTCCTCTTTCTTGAAAATGGGAACCACCACCCTGGTTAGCCAGTCCAGAAGCACTGCTCCCGAGGTCCATGCAACACTAGAAAGTGTCTCGAACAAGACAGCCCCCCAATGTCTAGAGCCTTTAGCAACTCTGGGCAAATCCCATCTACTCTTGATTTGCCACTGTGGTGCTTTCCAACTACCTCAGTAACCTCAGCCAGAAAAGATGGATGATGCCCCAGTAGCCTCCAGCCCTGCCTCCTGGATAGAAGCCATGTTCCTCGGGTTTAGGAGTTCCTCAAAGTGTTCTATCCAGCACCCAACAATACCCTCAGCTGAGTTCAGAGCTTCAGCACCCTTACTGAGCACAGTTTGGACAGTGTCGCTCCTTCCCCTTCTGAGTTGTCGGAGTGCTTTCCAGAACCTCCTTGTGGCTGCACTGAAGTCTTTCTCCATGGCCTCTCTAAACTACTCTGCAATAGCTGTTACCTTTTTTGCCTGCTGCCTCAATGGAATCGAGAGTACCCAGAGCCTTCCTCCACTTGACAGCCTCCCTGATTAAAGGTTGCAACCAAAAGAAGCACCAACTAGTCGAGTCAAATTTGGTTATACTGCTTTTGAGAACCTGATGTtgttgcaaagcagctttacagaaatatgGAAATAACAGATcaaattaataaatcaataaataaaaacaaataaaattgcaaccccaagtgagcaagccaaaggcgacagtggcaaggaaaaactccctcagagctggaggaagaaaccttgggaggaaccaagactcactttgggggacccatcctcctctgatcaaaaAAACCTATAAATTACTAAAAATGGTGTAAAGTCAGGTGTAAAggtgtgaatgtaaatgtaaatataagtcACCCAAGAGACACTATGAGTGAACCAAGGTACAATCTCTGGGTTTTGAACATGGTGTTTCCTATCATGGACAAATTGTGTGCACTCCAAACCCAAACCTTAGAGGTGGTGGGTCCAGATAGTCGCCCCAAGTTATTTGTTCAGGCTCAGGCCAACTGGGGTAACCTCAGTTTGAGTAATGTCAGTTtgaataatctgaaggggagccTAAGTCTCCAGGttttctgcatcactgtggacTGTGGGAGCACAGGCTCTGCTTCCACCACCAGCCCATGGAGCAGGATTTTTCCTTCAGAATGGAATCCACCCAGTATGTTATCATTACCGGGAGCCATGAAAGACATCTACAGGGGGTGAACCGCATTCGTCTTTTTTGGGATCTGTTGGAAGGACAAAAGGACAAAGATTGATCAGACATTTCTGCCCAATATTAAAGTGATTATACAGTAAGAAATCTGGATCACTCAGAAAtcgactcacataccttaaacttgggGAATTTCAGCCTCCTGGATCTCTGCctcactgtgggctgtgggagaACAGCTTCATCCTCAACCACCGGCCCACAGAGCAAGATGTCCGAAATCCCATCCTCACAGCTTTGTTTAGAACTGGAAGAAGCAGGAGCTTCTGTAGAGGCAGCACTGGAGGAGTTGTGCACCTTACAGTTCACTGTGAAGAATCTCTTCATCCTCCCTCGAAGTGACTGGGAGGTTCTGAGGAACGGTGCTACAAGGTAAGCTTTAGCCGCCCTTTTAATTGTAGCACAAAGTGGACTGCAGCTGAAGCAGCCACACTCCTCCCCCACCGCCTCTACGCTTCGGGAAGTGAGACTTGCCCCAGCTCTACTGCTGTTGTCTTCCTGAGGTGAACTGATGTCCTGATGAGAAGTGCTTACCCCATCCTGTTCATCAATGACTTCCACAGTGAACCTGCCTATAACTCTGGGGACATAAGTAATAAAGAAAAGGTCCTTAGTGTTAGTGAACTAATGCTGTACGTTACCTATTTACAGAACAGCTCTGCACTCTGAGTAACCTTTATCAGTGCATACTATGTACAGTACACCAAGTGTGTCTCCTTAGTTCCAGTGTTTTCAGAGCTGAGATACAACACATGGAACAAATGAAGCACTTAATAAATGAATTCATAAgtaatatatattcataataaaaaaacaaaacaaaacaaacatactgTATTTTCTTCAACCGCTTAATGGTGTTCTGCTCATCAGCGTCAGTTTTGGAGAAGAAACCATCTACCTTAGGGTGTTTCTCAGGCGTCCCAAACAGATTTTCCTGTGGAGCGCTTTTACCCTCAGCTACAGACGGGCCTGCGGCCTCACCCGTTTCACTGTTGATGACAATAAAAGAAACAAATTATAAATCAAACAGCTCAAAAAATCTGGGggtgtttcacaaagcaggattcttAGTTCAGCCAGAAAATTCCAGATCCCAGCCTGTCCAATAGAAGAAGAGCTGAGGGACATTCCTATCCTCACCATTGGGCTAAAGTTATCTGACTAGCTGAGAAATGCCTCTTTGTGAAACACCCCCTGCAGATATTTCTAATGCAGCGGTTTGCTTACCATTCTTGGCGTGACTGCAGCCATGGGTGCTTTTCCACATCTGTCACAGACGGGCGAGTTGAAGGGTCGTACTGCAGCATGTAGGAAATTAAGGCCcgacagggctcctccactgtgatcCCAACTGGATACTGCAGGGCTTTACGCTGGACCCGTAGCAATTTATGCGCACGCTTTTCTTTAAAGGGCACGGACCCGGTAACCATTACGTAAAGAACCACTCCCAGGCTCCACACATCACTTTTCTTTGGATCATAAGGCTGACGCCTAATCACCTCCGGTGCAGCGTAGAAACGAGTGCAGCAATATGTCTCACTCATTTCTGGGAAGCCTTTTGAAAAGCGTGAAAGACCAAAGTCTGCTAGCTTGACTTGATAATCAGCTGTCAGCAGAACATTTGTACATTTGAGGTCTCGATGCACAATGTCCTGCTTGTGCAGGTA
Coding sequences within it:
- the LOC140557110 gene encoding testis-specific serine/threonine-protein kinase 2-like — encoded protein: MATETVLRRMGYTVLRKIGEGNFGQVKLATSEKHPNQVAIKIIDSRRGSSTLVQKFLPRELAILKKVKHPHIVEVHNIIKMNNGQVCIVMEAAITDLNREIKLRHHIPTGLAKTWFSQLVSAVVYLHKQDIVHRDLKCTNVLLTADYQVKLADFGLSRFSKGFPEMSETYCCTRFYAAPEVIRRQPYDPKKSDVWSLGVVLYVMVTGSVPFKEKRAHKLLRVQRKALQYPVGITVEEPCRALISYMLQYDPSTRPSVTDVEKHPWLQSRQECETGEAAGPSVAEGKSAPQENLFGTPEKHPKVDGFFSKTDADEQNTIKRLKKIQVIGRFTVEVIDEQDGVSTSHQDISSPQEDNSSRAGASLTSRSVEAVGEECGCFSCSPLCATIKRAAKAYLVAPFLRTSQSLRGRMKRFFTVNCKVHNSSSAASTEAPASSSSKQSCEDGISDILLCGPVVEDEAVLPQPTVRQRSRRLKFPKFKVYPKKDECGSPPVDVFHGSRTLDQLLTLSEIVEGTWEYITPVYMCFVEKEKAYDCVPQDIL